From a region of the Dictyostelium discoideum AX4 chromosome 2 chromosome, whole genome shotgun sequence genome:
- the pckA gene encoding phosphoenolpyruvate carboxykinase encodes MNQAVAESINKSLKSSTADYTPKGYHITELESDSIYLDEHFSGNAKIFHNPAVAVLYEQALAFEHGSAITSTGALVTRSGVKTGRSPKDKRIVKEPSSQDDIWWGPVNIAMDDLSFMINRERAIDYLNTQEKIYVIDGYAGWDPKYRIKVRVICARAYHALFMHNMLIRPANREELRNFGEPDYTIYNAGQFPANRYTKGMSSSSSIAIDFARKEMVILGTQYAGEMKKGILTIMMYLMPKMGVLPLHSSCNQARNNGDTTLFFGLSGTGKTTLSADINRELIGDDEHVWTDTGCFNIEGGCYAKCIDLSREKEPEIFDAIKFGAVLENVVYNEYSRKVDYNDVSITENTRCAYPLEHIPNAKFPAIAGHPKNIIMLTCDAFGILPPVSRLDANQVMYHFIQGYTAKVAGTEVGVTEPTATFSSCYGEPFIVWHPTKYAEMLASQLHKHSARAWLINTGWTGGSHGVGSRIKLAYTRAIIDAIHSGELEKIPTTKMDVFGFQVPNSCPGVPSEILMPINGWADKEKYVSTMHKLAKLFIENFKKFQDKASPELVAAGPILPQ; translated from the exons atgaatcAAGCCGTAGcagaatcaattaataaatcattaaaatcttCAACAGCAGATTATACCCCAAAAGGATATCATATTACCGAATTAGAATCtg attcaatttatttagatGAACATTTTTCAGGTAATGCAAAGATTTTCCATAATCCAGCAGTAGCAGTATTATATGAACAAGCATTGGCATTTGAACATGGATCAGCAATTACAAGTACAGGTGCATTGGTAACCAGATCAGGTGTAAAGACTGGAAGATCACCAAAGGATAAGAGAATTGTAAAGGAACCATCATCACAAGATGATATTTGGTGGGGACCAGTCAATATTGCAATGGATGATCTTTCATTTATGATCAATCGTGAAAGAGCCATCGATTATTTGAACACTCAAGAAAAGATCTACGTTATCGATGGTTACGCAGGATGGGATCCAAAATATCGTATCAAGGTTAGAGTCATTTGCGCACGTGCCTACCATGCTCTCTTTATGCACAATATGTTAATTCGTCCAGCCAATAGAGAAGAGTTAAGAAATTTTGGAGAACCAGATTACACCATTTACAATGCAGGTCAATTCCCAGCAAATCGTTACACTAAGGGTATGTCTTCAAGCTCATCAATCGCCATTGATTTCGCTCGTAAGGAAATGGTTATTTTGGGTACTCAATACGCTGgtgaaatgaaaaaaggTATTCTCACCATCATGATGTATCTCATGCCAAAGATGGGTGTCTTACCATTACATTCCTCTTGCAATCAAGCTCGTAACAATGGTGATACCACATTATTCTTTGGTCTCTCTGGTACTGGTAAAACTACATTATCCGCCGATATTAACCGtgaattaattggtgatgatgaacaTGTTTGGACCGATACTGGTTGTTTCAATATCGAAGGTGGTTGCTATGCAAAATGTATCGATCTCTCTCGTGAAAAGGAACCAGAGATCTTTGATGCCATCAAGTTTGGTGCTGTTTTAGAGAATGTCGTCTACAATGAGTACTCTCGTAAGGTCGATTACAATGATGTCTCTATCACTGAGAACACCCGTTGTGCCTACCCATTGGAACATATCCCAAATGCCAAATTCCCAGCTATTGCCGGTCATCCAAAGAATATCATTATGTTAACTTGTGATGCTTTTGGTATTCTCCCACCAGTATCTCGTTTAGATGCCAATCAAGTTATGTACCATTTCATTCAAGGTTATACCGCCAAAGTTGCCGGTACTGAAGTTGGTGTCACCGAACCAACTGCAACCTTTTCAAGTTGTTATGGTGAACCATTCATCGTATGGCATCCAACCAAATACGCTGAAATGTTGGCTTCTCAACTCCATAAACATTCAGCTCGTGCTTGGTTAATTAATACTGGTTGGACTGGTGGTTCTCATGGTGTTGGTTCTCGTATTAAATTGGCCTACACTCGTGCCATCATCGATGCCATTCACAGTGGAGAACTTGAAAAAATTCCAACCACTAAAATGGATGTTTTCGGTTTCCAAGTACCAAATAGTTGTCCAGGTGTTCCATCTGAAATTTTAATGCCAATTAATGGTTGGGCTGATAAAGAGAAATATGTTTCAACTATGCATAAATTGgctaaattatttattgaaaatttcaaaaaattccAAGATAAAGCTTCACCAGAACTTGTAGCAGCCGGTCCAATATTAccacaataa
- a CDS encoding Cdc15/Fes/CIP4 domain-containing protein — MSAQRQFSEDLWDKFESVVKKVDNGKIFTQQLSKFLSKQQQIESAYAKSLVKLCKDKSFAPEVEMGTLRDSFQCYREQLELIGALHEEFSNRLEKLVTIGIDGYLEESRKQRKALIANGEKCTKDLKTAESNESKAKQNYEKLKRKQEEANEDLSKQPPGAKEQKARKTLESATKAADKGDNEYRESVKCLQQNQQKFYHEEMPRILDDLQRFEVERIDKSKDWLMEVITQNELVPPAVIIHNENIKKGIESIDRERDLQNYILVTMSGAQKPPEAQYEPYQSGGGFAIVNSSSNSNLNISRKSGELNGGGSIQNGASIISSPQQPQYQNIDHQTPPQPNIIIQQHQQSNNNNNTNNNSNVMTTPPPPQPQPQQQQLPQPTQLNNPPQPPISLSKNDSSNSINSNSNGEIVRALYDYNATEENEISFKANALIKVVLRDESGWWQGMVIGESDRIGVFPSNFISDSSDSSKKRVDVAGRKCKVLYDYRTDCEGELNIKEGEILTIEYEDEGWFFGSNESNVSARFPSNYVQVI; from the coding sequence atgtcAGCACAAAGACAATTTTCAGAAGATCTTTGGgataaatttgaatcagTTGTTAAAAAAGTTGATAATGGTAAAATTTTCACACAACAATTAAGTAAATTTCTAagtaaacaacaacaaattgaatCAGCCTATGCCAAGAGTTTAGTAAAGTTATGTAAAGATAAATCATTTGCACCAGAGGTTGAAATGGGGACATTGAGAGATTCATTTCAATGTTATCGTGAACAATTGGAATTGATTGGAGCATTACATGAGGAATTTTCAAATAGATTAGAGAAATTAGTTACCATTGGTATCGATGGATATTTGGAAGAGAGTagaaaacaaagaaaagCATTGATTGCCAATGGTGAAAAGTGTACAAAGGATCTAAAGACTGCGGAGTCAAATGAGTCAAAAGCAAAGCAAAACTATGAAAAGTTAAAGAGGAAACAAGAGGAGGCCAATGAAGATCTCTCAAAACAACCTCCAGGCGCCAAAGAACAAAAGGCCAGAAAGACATTGGAATCTGCAACTAAAGCCGCTGACAAAGGTGATAATGAGTATAGGGAGAGTGTGAAATGTTtgcaacaaaatcaacagaAATTCTATCATGAAGAGATGCCAAGAATTTTAGATGATCTTCAAAGATTTGAAGTTGAAAgaattgataaatcaaaagATTGGTTAATGGAAGTTATCACTCAAAATGAATTGGTACCACCCGCTGTTATCATTCATAAtgaaaacattaaaaaaggtATTGAATCTATCGATAGAGAACGTGATCTTCAAAATTATATCTTGGTAACAATGAGTGGTGCTCAAAAACCACCAGAAGCTCAATATGAACCTTATCAATCTGGTGGTGGTTTTGCAATAGTAAATAGTTCaagtaatagtaatttaaatataagtCGTAAATCTGGTGAAttaaatggtggtggtagtatcCAAAATGGTGCTTCAATCATTTcttcaccacaacaaccacaatatCAAAATATAGATCATCAAACTCCACCACAaccaaatattataatacagcaacatcaacaatcaaacaacaacaacaacaccaacaataatagtaatgtaATGACaactccaccaccaccacaaccacaaccacaacaacaacaattacctCAACCaactcaattaaataatccaccacaaccaccaatTTCTTTAAGTAAAAatgatagtagtaatagtataaatagtaatagtaatggtgAAATTGTAAGAGCACTTTATGATTATAATGCAACAGAGGagaatgaaatttcatttaaagcAAATGCTTTAATTAAAGTTGTTTTACGTGACGAAAGTGGTTGGTGGCAAGGTATGGTAATTGGAGAGAGTGATCGTATTGGTGTTTTCCcaagtaattttatttcagaTTCTTCTGATTCTTCAAAGAAAAGAGTGGATGTAGCAGGTAGAAAATGTAAAGTACTTTACGATTATCGTACAGATTGTGAGGgtgaattaaatattaaagaagGTGAAATTTTAACAATTGAATATGAAGATGAAGGTTGGTTCTTTGGTTCAAATGAATCAAATGTTTCTGCAAGATTCCCTTCAAACTATGTTCAagtcatttaa
- a CDS encoding ZIP zinc transporter protein produces the protein MSTLTPPTFLTVELCQTAFNNLFKLYYTDHDHSEEEGGGHEGHIHAGVTCEEDPDKQYSKPIHIAAVFIILGVSFLGTMIPILATHIKQLRIPRYAIIVGKSIGIGVVLSCAFIHMLLPAVISLTSECLPESWHEGYEAYPYLFALLAGIVMQFIDFVVLQYLTNKEAKKHLSSSNDNISLHDVHTPGGGDGHTPGGDEHSKSHCHAPSGAHGSHVHGGLLMDPAALKTIEAYLLEFGITVHSVFIGLAVGVVDDSTLKALLVALAFHQFFEGVALGSRISDAKLTSHWHEALLTSIFAVSAPIGIAIGVGVASSLNVNGPTYLIVQGVFDSVCAGILLYIGFSLMIKDFPEDMEELCRGKKYEYFLRAGLFIGLWVGAAMMAFIGKYL, from the exons atgtcaACATTGACACCACCAACATTTTTAACAGTAGAATTATGCCAAACAGCATttaacaatttatttaaattatattatacaGATCATGACCATAGTGAAGAGGAGGGGGGTGGTCATGAAGGACATATTCATGCTGGTGTTACGTGTGAAGAAGATCCAGATAAACAATATTCCAAACCAATTCATATAGCAGCAGTTTTCATTATTCTTGGTGTAAGCTTTCTTGGTACGATGATACCAATTTTAGCAACCcatataaaacaattaagAATTCCAAGATATGCAATCATCGTTGGTAAATCCATCGGTATTGGTGTTGTATTGTCATGTGCTTTCATTCACATGTTACTACCAGCCGTCATTTCTCTCACATCGGAATGTTTACCAGAATCATGGCATGAGGGTTACGAAGCCTATCCATACCTCTTTGCCCTTCTTGCTGGTATCGTTATGCAATTCATTGATTTCGTAGTTCTCCAATACTTAACTAACAAAGAGGCTAAAAAACatttatcatcttcaaatgACAATATCTCACTTCACGATGTTCATACTCcaggtggtggtgatggccATACTCCAGGTGGTGACGAACATTCAAAATCCCATTGTCACGCTCCAAGTGGTGCTCATGGAAGTCATGTCCATGGTGGACTTTTAATGGATCCAGCTGCTCTTAAAACTATTGAAGCTTATTTATTAGAATTTGGTATTACAGTTCATTCAGTTTTCATTGGTTTGgctgttggtgttgttgatgattcaactttaaaag CTTTATTAGTTGCATTAGCATTCCATCAATTTTTTGAAGGTGTTGCACTTGGTTCTAGAATTTCAGATGCTAAATTAACATCACATTGGCATGAAGCTTTATTAACATCAATTTTTGCAGTTTCAGCACCAATTGGTATTGCAATTGGTGTAGGTGTTGCCTCTTCTTTAAATGTTAATGGTCCAACctatttaattgttcaagGTGTTTTTGATAGTGTTTGTGCTGGTATTTTACTTTACATCGGTTTCTCTTTAATGATTAAAGATTTCCCTGAAGATATGGAAGAATTATGTAGAGGTAAAAAATATGAATACTTTTTACGTGCTGGTTTATTTATAGGTCTCTGGGTTGGTGCTGCAATGATGGCTTTCATTGGaaaatatttgtaa
- a CDS encoding hypothetical protein (Similar to Leishmania major. Ppg3): MDSKWFFIVLISFLLVLPSIVTPYRKSVEITNEEPQRDIYQLEKTNKMAEVGDLGVASFLNILDTSSSSSSSSSSSSSSSSSSSSSSSSSSSSSSSSSSSSSSSSSSSSSSSSSSSSSSSSSSSSSSSSSSSSSSSSSSSSSSSSSSSSSSSSSSSSSSSSSSSSSSSSSSSSSSSSSSSSSSSSSSSSSSSSSSSSSSSSSSSSSSSSSSSSSSSSSSSSSSSSSSSSSSSSSSSSSSSSSSSSSSSSSSSSSSSSSSSSSSSSSSSSSSSSSSSSSSSSSSSSSSSSSSSSSSSSSSSSSSSSSSSSSSSSSSSSSSSSSSSSSSSSSSSSSSSSSSSSSSSSSSSSSSSSSSSSSSSSSSSSSSSSSSGEN, encoded by the exons ATGGACTCtaaatggttttttattgtattaaTAAGTTTTTTATTGGTTCTTCCAAGTATAGTCACACCTTATAGAAAGAGTGTTGAAATAACAAATGAAGAACCACAAAGAGATATATATCAATTAGAAAA aaCTAATAAGATGGCAGAAGTAGGAGATTTGGGTGTTgcttcatttttaaatattttagatACCAGCAGTTCTAGTTCAAGCTCAAGCAGTTCTAGTTCAAGCAGTTCTAGTTCCAGCTCAAGCAGTTCTAGTTCAAGCAGCTCTTCATCAAGCAGTTCAAGTTCTTCTTCAAGCAGTTCAAGCTCTTCATCAAGCAGCTCAAGCTCTTCAAGcagttcatcatcatcatcatcatcatcatcatcatcatcatcatcaagcAGCTCAagctcatcatcatcaagcAGCTCAagctcatcatcatcaagcAGCTCAAGCTCAAGCTCATCATCAAGTAGCTCAAGCTCAAGCTCATCATCAAGCAGCTCAAGCTCATCAAGCagctcatcatcatcatcatcaagcAGCTCAagttcatcatcttcaagcTCTTCATCAAGCTCAAGTAGCTCAAGCTCTTCATCAAGCTCAAGCAGCTCAAGCTCTTCATCAAGTTCAAGTAGCTCATCTAGTTCAAGCTCTTCATCAAGCTCAAGCTCCTCAAGCTCAAGCAGTTCATCAAGCTCCTCAAGCTCAAGCAGTTCATCAAGCAGTTCATCAAGCTCCTCAAGCTCAAGCAGTTCATCAAGCTCCTCAAGCTCAAGCTCTTCATCAAGCTCAAGCTCAAGCTCAAGCTCCTCATCAAGCTCAAGCTCTTCATCAAGCagctcatcatcatcatcatcatcatcatcatcatcatcatcatcatcatcatcatcatcatcatcatcatcatcatcatcatcatcatcatcatcatcatcatcatcatcatcatcatcatcatcatcatcatcatcatcatcatcatcatcatcatcatcatcatcatcatcatcatcatcatcatcatcatcatcatcatcatcatcatcaagcTCAAGCAGCTCATCAAGTTCAAGCTCAAGCAGTTCTAGCTCAAGCAGTTCTAGTTCAAGTGGAGAAAActga
- the tbcA gene encoding tubulin folding cofactor A, with product MVLDTKRSLKIKIDALKRLEKDYMLYKKEEQLQIENVERFKADETKDIYDVKKQIEILDENKTMIIDSVSRVTAFLVQFSEFLEEHKNEDDGSEIWKDSYDIIDQISTKFLGE from the exons ATGGTTTTGGACACAAAAAgaagtttaaaaattaaaattgatgcaCTAAAAag ATTAGAAAAAGATTATATGctttataaaaaagaagaacaattacaaattgaaaatgttgaaaGATTTAAAGCAGATGAAACTAAAGATATATATGATGTAAAgaaacaaattgaaattttagatgaaaataaaacaatgaTAATAGATTCAGTTTCCAGAGTAACTGCTTTTTTAGTTCAATTTAGTGAATTTTTAGAGGAACAtaaaaatgaagatgatggaTCTGAAATTTGGAAAGATTCTTATGATATTATAGATCAAATATCAACTAAATTTTTGGGTGAATAA
- the ddx31 gene encoding DEAD/DEAH box helicase: MADEDDGLQLNICYLQRVPKKEINSKAEEEAYFKENISNNNNFTNNRAYREKTNKNENNLNNNKNNNNNNNNNKTYNNNNSNNSYNNNNYNNNSFNNNNNNNYNNNNSNNNNNSNNNNLNKKPTFLEKKIQQEQKQKELKELKGPQHHRYRNQENEESNAIESNSNNFKDKYKFAENKTKKDEFNRPILETIESNIKVEKSETFSSMNWGSLQLSETLVRNLVGHMKHEKPTHIQEASITPILKGNDALVKAQTGSGKTLSYLIPVVQKLTEQRVTRSDGCYCVIITPTRELSSQIYEELQKLLKPFYWIVPGIIMGGENRSAEKARIRKGINILVATPGRLLDHLQNTQSFPTDNIKWCILDEADKLLDLGFEKDVTTIINLLDSKKRTMKFKRQNILVSATLSEGISRLASLSLTSPVYIGLDSKVLEKGENPFQAAEKEMLQAPKQLDQFYVEVESKERLTSLIAFIRWKTSNITIDKGDVASGNSSANSKMIVFFSSCDSVDFHHYMFSNMKMDKERGVKRTKKEQIKQDKLIQQHKQKNSKIFQTGNESDDEESDNDDSDDSDSNNSDSETDEEKEIEKQIKEATSNPNYRVKTSVFSVPIFKLHGELDQQTRTKTFFDFKNSPNGILLTTDVSARGLDLPSVNWIVQYDPCSDTKDYIHRIGRTARLGNQGCSLLFLLPSEKKYIDHLAKFNVSVKEMKVTTILQSLFYTSDGQLKKTSKSSQLESQVHDLQLLFERFLIYDSKAKEMARCAYQSFLRSYATHKADVKSIFHISYLHLGHVSKSFALRETPTELNKMSAGIKGAKAAKKGDEDTLQKQTADFKMKNYKSVNEFSDGLNDQPLQRANFHYESASGVIHNIYQRHFNRNERDEADKNSNPKEIKEKKRRLYDKKIESNKKFKSK, encoded by the coding sequence atggcagatgaagatgatggattacaattaaatatttgttaTTTACAACGTGTAcctaaaaaagaaataaattcaaaagcAGAAGAGGAAGCCTactttaaagaaaatatcagtaataataataactttacAAATAATAGAGCATATAGAGagaaaacaaacaaaaatgaaaataatttaaataataataagaacaacaacaataacaacaataataataaaacttacaataacaacaatagtaataatagttacaataataataattacaataataactcatttaataataataataataataactataataataataatagcaataataataataattcaaataataataatttaaataaaaaaccaacatttttagaaaagaaaattcaacaagaacaaaaacaaaaagaattaaaagaattaaaaggaCCACAACATCATAGATATAGGAATCAAGAGAATGAAGAGTCAAATgcaattgaatcaaattcaaataattttaaagataaatatAAGTTTGcagaaaataaaactaaaaaagatGAATTTAATAGACCAATTTTAGAAACAATTGAAAGTAATATTAAAGTTGAAAAATCTGAAACATTCAGTTCAATGAATTGGGGTTCATTACAATTATCTGAAACATTGGTAAGGAATTTAGTTGGACATATGAAACATGAAAAACCAACACATATTCAAGAGGCATCGATaacaccaattttaaaaggtAATGATGCATTGGTTAAGGCACAAACTGGTAGTGGTAAAACTTTATCCTATTTAATACCAGTGGTGCAAAAATTAACCGAACAACGTGTTACAAGATCAGATGGTTGCTATTGTGTAATCATTACACCAACAAGAGAATTATCATCACAGATTTATGAAGAACttcaaaaacttttaaaaccATTCTATTGGATCGTTCCGGGTATAATTATGGGTGGTGAGAATAGAAGTGCTGAAAAAGCACGTATACGTAAAggtataaatattttagttGCAACACCTGGTAGATTATTAGATCATTTACAAAATACTCAATCATTTCCAactgataatattaaatggtGTATTTTGGATGAAGCTGATAAATTATTGGATTTAGGTTTTGAAAAGGATGTTACCACtatcattaatttattagattCAAAAAAGAGAACaatgaaattcaaaagaCAAAATATTTTAGTTTCTGCTACTCTTAGTGAAGGTATTTCAAGATTggcttcattatcattaacaAGTCCAGTTTACATTGGTTTGGATTCAAAAGTATTAGAAAAAGGTGAAAATCCATTCCAAGCTGCTGAAAAAGAAATGCTTCAAGCTCCAAAACAATTGGATCAATTTTATGTTGAAGTTGAATCAAAAGAACGTCTAACTTCTTTAATAGCCTTTATTAGATGGAAAACTTCAAATATTACAATTGATAAAGGCGATGTTGCCTCTGGTAATAGTTCAGCAAATTCAAAAATGATTGTTTTCTTTTCATCATGTGATTCAGTcgattttcatcattatatGTTTAGTAATATGAAAATGGATAAAGAGAGAGGTGTAAAAAGAACAAAGAAAGAACAAATTAAAcaagataaattaattcaacaacataaacaaaagaattcaaaaattttcCAAACTGGTAATGAaagtgatgatgaagaaagtgataatgatgatagtgaCGATagtgattcaaataattcagaTTCAGAAACtgatgaagaaaaagaaattgaaaaacaaattaaagagGCAACATCAAATCCAAATTATAGGGTAAAAACATCAGTTTTTTCAGTACCAATTTTTAAACTTCATGGTGAATTAGATCAACAAACTAGAACTAAaacattttttgattttaaaaattcaccaAATGGTATTTTATTAACTACCGATGTTTCAGCAAGAGGTTTAGATTTACCATCGGTAAATTGGATCGTTCAATATGATCCATGTTCCGATACAAAAGATTATATTCATAGAATTGGTAGAACTGCTCGTTTAGGTAATCAAGgttgttcattattattcCTTTTACCAAGTGAAAAGAAGTATATTGATCATTTGGCTAAATTTAATGTCTCTGTTAAAGAAATGAAAGTTACAACTATTCTTCAAAGTTTATTCTACACAAGTGATggtcaattgaaaaaaactTCAAAATCTTCACAATTGGAATCACAAGTACACGATTTACAATTACTATTTgaaagatttttaatttatgatTCAAAAGCAAAGGAAATGGCAAGATGTGCTTATCAATCTTTCCTTAGATCTTATGCAACTCATAAAGCTGatgttaaatcaatatttcaTATATCTTATTTACATTTAGGTCATGTTTCAAAGAGTTTTGCACTAAGAGAAACTCCAacagaattaaataaaatgtctGCTGGTATTAAAGGTGCTAAAGCGGCTAAAAAAGGTGATGAAGATACACTCCAAAAACAAACTGctgattttaaaatgaaaaattataaatctgTAAATGAATTCTCTGATGGTTTAAATGATCAACCTTTACAAAGAGCAAATTTCCATTATGAATCTGCTAGTGGTGTCATTCACAATATCTATCAACGTCATTTCAATAGAAACGAAAGAGATGAAGCTGATAAAAACTCAAATccaaaagaaatcaaagaaaagaaaagaagattatatgataaaaaaattgaatcaaataaaaaatttaaatcaaaataa
- a CDS encoding hssA/2C/7E family protein codes for MTILASISSIGNVKSITKSKNVSFSSSSPSSSQSLNSIQYSPCGGPTLGNVVGNLVGGVLIGTGVIVGSVLNTVGTITNPILHPSCGCN; via the exons atgaCAATCTTAg cTTCAATCTCATCAATTGGTAatgttaaatcaattacaaaatcaaaaaatgttTCAttctcatcatcatcaccatcatctaGTCAATCATTAAACTCAATTCAATATAGCCCATGTGGTGGACCAACTTTGGGAAATGTAGTAGGAAATCTTGTTGGTGGAGTTTTAATTGGTACTGGTGTAATTGTGGGATCAGTTTTAAACACAGTTGGTACCATTACAAATCCAATTTTACATCCAAGTTGTGgttgtaattaa
- a CDS encoding coiled-coil family protein: MTLLASISSIGNVKSISKSNNFSSLSNSSLQSSNSIQCGGCGGGSPLIGTVGNLVGGVLVGTGIIVGTVIGTVNGVVGGLLNGPNCGCH; the protein is encoded by the exons atgacaCTCTTAG CTTCAATCTCATCAATTGGTAatgttaaatcaatttcaaaatcaaataatttttcatcattatcaaactCGTCATTACAATCATCAAACTCAATACAATGTGGTGGCTGCGGTGGTGGTAGTCCATTAATTGGTACTGTTGGTAATCTCGTCGGTGGTGTACTTGTCGGAACTGGTATTATTGTTGGTACTGTCATTGGAACTGTcaatggtgttgttggtggtttATTAAATGGACCAAACTGTGGATGTCATTAG
- a CDS encoding hssA/2C/7E family protein — translation MTILASISSIGNVKSISKSNNFSSLSNSSLQSSNSIQCGCGGGSPLIGTVGNLVGGVLVGTGIILGTVVGTVNGVVGGLLSGPNCGCH, via the exons atgacaatCTTAG cTTCAATCTCATCAATTGGTAatgttaaatcaatttcaaaatcaaataatttttcatcattatcaaactCGTCATTacaatcatcaaattcaattcaatgtGGCTGCGGTGGGGGTAGTCCATTAATTGGTACTGTTGGTAATCTCGTAGGTGGTGTACTTGTCGGAACTGGTATTATTCTTGGTACTGTCGTTGGAACTGTcaatggtgttgttggtggtttATTAAGTGGTCCAAACTGTGGTTGCCATTAA
- a CDS encoding hssA/2C/7E family protein, with amino-acid sequence MTLLASISSIGNVKSISKSNNFSSLSNSSLQSSNSIQCGGCGGSPLIGTVGNLVGGVLVGTGIIVGTVVGTVNGVVGGLLSGPNCGCH; translated from the exons atgacaCTCTTag cTTCAATCTCATCAATTGGTAatgttaaatcaatttcaaaatcaaataatttttcatcattatcaaactCATCATTACAATCATCAAACTCAATACAATGTGGTGGCTGCGGTGGTAGTCCATTAATTGGTACTGTTGGTAATCTCGTAGGTGGTGTACTTGTCGGAACTGGTATTATTGTTGGTACTGTCGTTGGAACTGTcaatggtgttgttggtggtttATTAAGTGGTCCAAACTGTGGATgccattaa